A single region of the Aeromicrobium chenweiae genome encodes:
- a CDS encoding family 78 glycoside hydrolase catalytic domain, with the protein MSQLSPSRSRARRRLVGVLASSVLVATTLLAGASTASAADAGIAVGSLQTNARTKPLGIPGDDPTFGWKSTSAARGVVQSAYEIKVGTTEGGDDAWSSGKVESARQVDVPYGGTALASQTRYYWQVKVWDGEGHESGWSTPSWFETGILDAAEWKGDWIGKGEGTEVNRWTDYTADIDFDIDKLAIGVFVRAASTNNAYMWQISTADGTGVPKFRPHKRINNTYTLMDNKAIPGITSAELLDGTHRLSVTVDGSTITTRLDGTQIDQRTDTSLAKGFVGFRQDFAGGVDESADVKKVTVTAKNGDVLLDTDFSTGNPFDGGDLTAQGLHVANRKDVLLRTKDANKPLLRTEFSTEPGKTIKSARVYAAAHGVYELQLNGKKVGDQFLAPGWTDYTKRIQHQTYDVTDQVNSGVNAFGAEMGDGWWAGKIGMWGPGMYSKDLGVIAQLRVDYTDGTSQLVKTDNTWKTHTGPFVAADNIDGETYDANAEQPGWDMPNYDAAGWTNAVVGASDTAKLVPQVDEPVRATEELPARKRTESPGVKNGYIYDLGQNMVGVARMRIQGTAGQTVRFRYAEELYDDGRFYVGNLRAAKVTDYYTFKTTGTVVYTPKFTQHGFRYVEITGASAAPAVEDVTGVVWGSDLAATGHLETSDPMLNQLVSNISWGQRGNFLSIPTDTPARDERLGWSGDINVFAPTASYLRDTRSFLQKWMTDLRDSAYSNGNLPGIAPSVPTVDLGSGLGWSDAGITVPYATWHAQGDTAIIRQNYEAMQKYLAFVKNGAGDDLIDSARGNWNDWLNLDDSTSVDVLGTAYYAEDARMLSEMAKVIGQDEDAAEYAAMSAAVRQAFTDKLIAADGTVQGGSQTAYALALGMNLVTDPALRVKVGEKFVAKLKTSDYHLTTGFLGTPWLLPALSSIDRSDLAYTMLLKKDYPSWGYEIANGATTMWERWNSIGPDGSFGDEGMNSFNHYAYGAVGDWMYQNIGGISAVTAGYKTSRIAPEVGGGLTSGHGTYESVYGTISSQWKKTGKDLTLDIEVPVNTTSQVSIPAQNLLSVTEGSTSLADAAGVSDVSFKDGVATFTVGSGSYSFRADAQRALFGDLVDAIQKLDAHAGDLQAAGDLAADDRTHVGQALAAARTKVEAALVADLAGDAGKVSQDLADALAEVRDLKTWVAGSGIDGPVKGDLTTRLEKLESLFGQGVASSLGVSVVIPPVAEPAQAGGTVSGTVEVANNGSVALSDLTAKVTVDGWKVDPTTISLATLAAGDTAQLPFTVTVPKHQKPGTYDAGVTLTFTSAQGTFTLDDSTPWVSIDSGVKITDVSSLHPVEGSEERATLTATVTNSSDAAVSGQVATTLPEGWTQAPDSGRVTIAPGATEKITVPLFVGIETAAGDQPVTVDFVDQGVTLATRDAALKITLAAPAEGDLPGQLDHIDFGSTPSETEHALEKSASSGTNVEAGLTRRYANAQNPGAWYSAEYDVTPGEPFLIRNLETFDGAKTKKYNIYVDGTLVKAFQLKQTVGGQTSKAYQVLVDDPAVLANDGTVRIKYEFPADASGFYDPSIADSWVLPVPADTLAPLVSASVSSSAAPGDNGWLRGDASVAVTAVDNRAGALVVQTGESAGWQDYAGPVAVTGDGKHEVSYRAKDAAGNSTGEKKVAVWVDGTAPTTQLAVTRGSGVAGSDSATIKLTAADGLSGVAATTYRVDGGDWKVLAGEAPVVKGYGAHTVEYFTTDVAGNSEALHSTVIDLADVDTIQAIVAPQVTGTAVFGATLKATTGSWNTKGLGLKVQWLRDGKTVTGRTGTTYKLGSGDVGRRISVKVTASKSGKASVSATSNRTNKVAKATATTSVSYSKSTVKKGQKVKLSIKVTSPTTTPRGTVRVYQNGKRVKSLKLSSAGKASYSLKMTKKGLRKVKVTYVGSSTVRSDSSPTKKIRVK; encoded by the coding sequence ATGAGTCAGCTCTCTCCTTCTCGCAGCCGCGCGCGACGCCGTCTGGTCGGCGTCCTCGCGTCGTCAGTCCTGGTCGCCACGACGCTCCTCGCGGGCGCGAGCACCGCTTCCGCGGCCGACGCCGGCATCGCGGTCGGGTCGCTGCAGACCAACGCGCGGACCAAGCCGCTCGGCATCCCGGGCGACGATCCGACGTTCGGCTGGAAGTCCACGTCGGCGGCGCGCGGCGTCGTCCAGAGCGCGTACGAGATCAAGGTCGGCACGACCGAGGGCGGTGACGACGCCTGGTCCTCCGGCAAGGTGGAGTCGGCCCGCCAGGTCGACGTGCCGTACGGCGGCACCGCGCTCGCGTCGCAGACCCGCTACTACTGGCAGGTCAAGGTCTGGGACGGCGAGGGTCACGAGAGCGGCTGGAGCACCCCGAGCTGGTTCGAGACCGGCATCCTCGACGCCGCGGAGTGGAAGGGCGACTGGATCGGCAAGGGTGAGGGCACCGAGGTCAACCGGTGGACCGACTACACCGCCGACATCGACTTCGACATCGACAAGCTGGCCATCGGCGTGTTCGTCCGGGCAGCGAGCACGAACAACGCGTACATGTGGCAGATCTCGACGGCCGACGGGACCGGCGTCCCGAAGTTCCGTCCGCACAAGCGGATCAACAACACCTACACGCTCATGGACAACAAGGCGATCCCCGGCATCACGTCGGCCGAGCTGCTCGACGGCACGCACCGCTTGTCGGTCACGGTCGACGGCAGCACCATCACGACGCGGCTCGACGGCACCCAGATCGACCAGCGCACCGACACCTCGCTCGCGAAGGGCTTCGTCGGCTTCCGGCAGGACTTCGCGGGCGGCGTCGACGAGTCCGCGGACGTCAAGAAGGTGACCGTGACCGCCAAGAACGGTGACGTGCTGCTCGACACGGACTTCTCGACAGGTAACCCGTTCGACGGCGGTGACCTGACGGCGCAGGGCCTGCACGTGGCCAACCGCAAGGACGTCCTGCTGCGCACGAAGGACGCCAACAAGCCCCTCCTGCGCACCGAGTTCAGCACCGAGCCGGGCAAGACGATCAAGTCGGCCCGGGTGTACGCGGCGGCGCACGGCGTCTACGAGCTGCAGCTCAACGGCAAGAAGGTCGGCGACCAGTTCCTCGCCCCCGGCTGGACCGACTACACGAAGCGCATCCAGCACCAGACGTACGACGTCACCGACCAGGTCAACAGCGGCGTCAACGCATTCGGCGCCGAGATGGGCGACGGCTGGTGGGCCGGCAAGATCGGCATGTGGGGACCGGGCATGTACAGCAAGGACCTCGGCGTGATCGCCCAGCTGCGGGTGGACTACACCGACGGCACGAGCCAGCTCGTCAAGACCGACAACACGTGGAAGACCCACACCGGGCCGTTCGTGGCAGCCGACAACATCGACGGCGAGACGTACGACGCCAATGCCGAGCAGCCGGGCTGGGACATGCCGAACTACGACGCGGCTGGCTGGACCAACGCGGTGGTCGGCGCCTCGGACACGGCCAAGCTCGTGCCGCAGGTCGACGAGCCGGTCCGCGCCACCGAGGAGCTCCCGGCGCGCAAGCGCACCGAGTCGCCCGGCGTGAAGAACGGCTACATCTATGACCTCGGCCAGAACATGGTCGGCGTCGCCCGCATGCGCATCCAGGGCACCGCCGGTCAGACCGTCCGGTTCCGGTACGCCGAGGAGCTCTACGACGACGGCCGCTTCTACGTGGGCAACCTGCGCGCCGCGAAGGTCACCGACTACTACACGTTCAAGACCACCGGGACGGTCGTCTACACGCCCAAGTTCACCCAGCACGGCTTCCGCTACGTGGAGATCACCGGGGCATCGGCCGCTCCTGCCGTCGAGGACGTCACCGGCGTCGTGTGGGGATCGGACCTCGCCGCGACAGGCCACCTGGAGACGTCGGACCCGATGCTGAACCAGCTGGTCAGCAACATCTCGTGGGGCCAGCGCGGCAACTTCCTGTCCATCCCGACCGACACGCCGGCGCGCGACGAGCGCCTCGGCTGGAGCGGTGACATCAACGTCTTCGCGCCGACGGCGAGCTACCTGCGTGACACCCGCTCGTTCCTGCAGAAGTGGATGACGGACCTGCGCGACTCCGCGTACAGCAACGGCAACCTCCCCGGCATCGCACCGTCGGTCCCGACGGTGGACCTCGGTTCGGGCCTCGGCTGGTCGGACGCGGGCATCACGGTGCCGTACGCGACGTGGCACGCCCAGGGCGACACGGCGATCATCCGGCAGAACTACGAGGCGATGCAGAAGTACCTGGCCTTCGTGAAGAACGGTGCCGGCGACGACCTCATCGACTCGGCCCGCGGCAACTGGAACGACTGGCTGAACCTCGACGACAGCACCAGCGTCGACGTGCTGGGCACGGCGTACTACGCCGAGGACGCCCGGATGCTGTCGGAGATGGCCAAGGTCATCGGTCAGGACGAGGACGCGGCGGAGTACGCGGCCATGTCGGCCGCCGTCCGCCAGGCGTTCACCGACAAGCTCATCGCTGCGGACGGCACGGTGCAGGGCGGCAGCCAGACGGCGTACGCCCTGGCGCTCGGCATGAACCTCGTGACCGACCCGGCGCTCCGGGTCAAGGTGGGCGAGAAGTTCGTGGCGAAGCTCAAGACGAGCGACTACCACCTGACGACGGGCTTCCTCGGCACCCCGTGGCTGCTCCCGGCGCTGAGCAGCATCGACCGGAGCGACCTGGCGTACACGATGCTCCTGAAGAAGGACTACCCGTCCTGGGGCTACGAGATCGCGAACGGTGCCACCACGATGTGGGAGCGCTGGAACTCGATCGGTCCCGACGGCAGCTTCGGGGACGAGGGCATGAACTCGTTCAACCACTACGCGTACGGCGCGGTGGGCGACTGGATGTACCAGAACATCGGCGGCATCTCCGCGGTCACGGCCGGCTACAAGACGTCCCGCATCGCACCGGAGGTCGGCGGTGGGCTCACCAGCGGCCACGGCACCTACGAGTCGGTGTACGGCACGATCTCGTCGCAGTGGAAGAAGACCGGCAAGGACCTGACGCTCGACATCGAGGTGCCGGTCAACACCACCTCGCAGGTCAGCATCCCGGCGCAGAACCTGCTGTCGGTGACCGAGGGCAGCACGTCCCTCGCGGACGCCGCCGGCGTCAGCGACGTGTCGTTCAAGGACGGGGTAGCGACGTTCACGGTCGGCTCCGGCTCCTACTCGTTCCGGGCGGACGCGCAGCGTGCGCTGTTCGGTGACCTGGTCGACGCGATCCAGAAGCTCGACGCCCATGCGGGTGACCTGCAGGCCGCGGGTGACCTGGCTGCCGACGACCGCACCCACGTGGGACAGGCGCTCGCGGCGGCAAGGACCAAGGTCGAGGCCGCCCTGGTCGCCGACCTGGCCGGAGACGCCGGCAAGGTCTCGCAGGACCTCGCCGACGCACTGGCGGAGGTCCGTGACCTCAAGACCTGGGTCGCGGGCTCCGGCATCGACGGCCCGGTCAAGGGCGATCTCACGACGCGCCTCGAGAAGCTCGAGTCGCTGTTCGGCCAGGGCGTCGCGTCGAGCCTGGGCGTGTCGGTGGTCATCCCGCCGGTCGCCGAGCCCGCGCAGGCCGGTGGAACCGTGTCCGGCACGGTCGAGGTGGCCAACAACGGCAGCGTCGCGCTCAGCGACCTGACGGCGAAGGTGACGGTCGACGGTTGGAAGGTCGACCCGACGACGATCTCCCTCGCCACCTTGGCGGCCGGCGACACCGCCCAGCTGCCGTTCACGGTCACGGTGCCCAAGCACCAGAAGCCGGGGACGTACGACGCAGGCGTCACGCTGACCTTCACCAGCGCGCAGGGGACCTTCACGCTCGACGACTCGACGCCCTGGGTGTCGATCGACTCCGGCGTGAAGATCACCGACGTGTCCTCGCTGCACCCGGTCGAGGGATCGGAGGAGCGGGCGACGCTCACCGCAACGGTCACGAACTCGAGTGACGCGGCCGTCTCCGGCCAGGTCGCCACGACCCTGCCGGAGGGCTGGACGCAGGCACCTGACTCCGGACGCGTGACGATCGCGCCGGGCGCGACCGAGAAGATCACGGTGCCGCTGTTCGTGGGCATCGAGACCGCGGCGGGCGACCAGCCGGTGACCGTCGACTTCGTGGACCAGGGAGTCACCCTGGCGACGAGGGACGCGGCGCTCAAAATCACGCTGGCCGCCCCGGCGGAGGGCGACCTGCCCGGTCAGCTCGACCACATCGACTTCGGCAGCACGCCGTCGGAGACGGAGCACGCACTGGAGAAGTCGGCCAGCAGCGGCACCAACGTCGAGGCCGGCCTCACCCGCAGGTACGCCAACGCGCAGAACCCCGGCGCCTGGTACTCCGCGGAGTACGACGTGACACCCGGTGAGCCGTTCCTGATCCGCAACCTCGAGACCTTCGACGGCGCCAAGACGAAGAAGTACAACATCTACGTCGACGGCACCCTCGTGAAGGCTTTCCAGCTGAAGCAGACGGTCGGCGGACAGACCTCGAAGGCGTACCAGGTGCTGGTGGATGATCCGGCGGTGCTGGCCAATGACGGGACGGTGCGGATCAAGTACGAGTTCCCGGCGGATGCGAGTGGTTTCTATGATCCGTCGATCGCTGACAGCTGGGTGCTTCCGGTGCCTGCTGACACGCTTGCGCCGTTGGTGTCGGCGTCGGTCAGCAGCAGCGCTGCGCCTGGTGACAACGGGTGGCTCCGTGGTGACGCGTCGGTCGCGGTGACCGCGGTGGACAACCGGGCTGGAGCGCTGGTGGTCCAGACGGGGGAGTCCGCGGGTTGGCAGGACTATGCGGGACCGGTGGCGGTGACTGGTGACGGCAAGCACGAGGTGTCGTACCGGGCCAAGGACGCCGCCGGGAACTCCACGGGTGAGAAGAAGGTGGCGGTGTGGGTCGATGGCACCGCGCCGACGACGCAGCTGGCGGTGACGCGTGGGTCCGGTGTTGCGGGGTCGGACTCCGCGACGATCAAGCTGACTGCGGCCGATGGTCTCAGTGGTGTGGCTGCCACGACGTACCGGGTCGATGGTGGGGACTGGAAGGTCCTGGCCGGCGAGGCGCCGGTGGTCAAGGGTTACGGGGCCCACACGGTGGAGTACTTCACGACCGATGTGGCCGGCAACTCCGAGGCGCTGCACTCCACGGTCATCGACCTGGCCGACGTGGACACGATCCAGGCGATCGTGGCGCCGCAGGTCACCGGCACGGCTGTGTTCGGGGCAACGTTGAAGGCGACGACGGGTTCGTGGAACACCAAGGGCCTGGGTCTGAAGGTGCAGTGGTTGCGTGACGGCAAGACCGTGACGGGTCGCACCGGGACGACGTACAAGCTGGGCTCGGGTGACGTGGGTCGCCGGATCTCGGTGAAGGTCACGGCCAGCAAGTCGGGCAAGGCGTCGGTGTCGGCGACGTCGAACCGGACGAACAAGGTCGCCAAGGCCACGGCGACCACGTCGGTCAGCTACTCGAAGTCCACGGTCAAGAAGGGACAGAAGGTCAAGCTGTCGATCAAGGTCACCTCGCCGACCACGACGCCGCGAGGCACCGTGCGGGTGTATCAGAACGGCAAGCGGGTCAAGAGCCTGAAGCTCTCGTCGGCGGGCAAGGCGTCGTACTCGCTGAAGATGACCAAGAAGGGCCTGCGCAAGGTCAAGGTCACCTACGTCGGATCCTCGACCGTCCGCAGCGACAGCTCACCCACCAAGAAGATCCGGGTGAAGTGA